A stretch of Miscanthus floridulus cultivar M001 chromosome 13, ASM1932011v1, whole genome shotgun sequence DNA encodes these proteins:
- the LOC136502014 gene encoding momilactone A synthase-like, protein MFNRALQVILREKKSRIIGPGLVHALSSASSSQTQRLAGKIAVITGGASGIGKATAAEFVRNGARVVIADIQDDLGRAVAAELGPDNVCCYTRCDVADEAQVADAVDLAVARHGKLDVMFNNAGITGSPGWPPLGAVDLADFDRVMAVNARGVLAGLKHAARVMVPRRRGSIICTASATGLCGGMGAIAYSASKATVIGLVRAVAAEMASSGVRVNAISPYAIPTPLALATVASWHPERGLSAEEIKRMVEIDLNVMYGTKLEEEDIARAALYLASDDAKYVNGHNLVVDGGTTVSRSAKNPGTSTPKE, encoded by the exons ATGTTCAACAGAGCCTTGCAGGTGATTCTCAG GGAGAAGAAGAGCAGGATCATTGGTCCAGGCTTGGTCCATGCCTTGTCCTCGGCTTCCAGCTCTCAAACTCAGAG GCTGGCTGGAAAGATCGCCGTCATCACCGGGGGCGCGAGCGGCATCGGCAAGGCGACCGCCGCCGAGTTCGTGCGAAACGGGGCGAGGGTAGTCATCGCCGACATCCAGGACGACCTTGGCCGCGCCGTCGCCGCGGAGCTTGGCCCCGACAACGTGTGCTGCTACACCCGCTGTGACGTCGCCGACGAGGCGCAGGTCGCCGACGCCGTGGACCTCGCGGTGGCCCGGCACGGGAAGCTCGACGTCATGTTCAACAACGCCGGCATCACGGGCTCCCCCGGGTGGCCACCGCTCGGCGCGGTGGACCTCGCCGACTTCGACCGCGTGATGGCCGTCAACGCCCGCGGAGTGCTGGCTGGGCTCAAGCACGCCGCGCGCGTCATGGTGCCGCGCCGCCGCGGCAGCATCATCTGCACCGCCAGCGCCACCGGTCTGTGCGGCGGCATGGGCGCCATCGCGTACAGCGCCTCCAAGGCGACGGTGATCGGCCTGGTGCGTGCCGTGGCGGCGGAGATGGCGTCCTCCGGGGTGCGCGTCAACGCCATCTCTCCCTACGCCATCCCGACGCCTCTGGCGCTGGCAACCGTCGCCTCGTGGCATCCGGAGAGGGGATTAAGCGCCGAGGAGATTAAGCGGATGGTGGAGATAGACTTGAACGTGATGTACGGGACCAagctggaggaggaggacatCGCGAGGGCGGCTCTCTACCTGGCGTCCGACGACGCCAAGTATGTCAACGGCCACAACCTCGTCGTCGACGGCGGCACGACGGTGAGCAGGAGTGCCAAAAATCCTGGCACAAGCACGCCCAAGGAGTGA
- the LOC136501420 gene encoding uncharacterized protein, translated as MVLDRLRSFSAMFSTHPFVELCYYYVSPEAEEQNQVSGAGAGAAPDRQLAVPEPASSVAAISMMSRNVEDETAAGAVKSMVSSDGDGTCALGQEGRHAQEPMPSPPPPPAAPAAVAVVTEETARVAALVRGPPEEEPATVAEFVKRKHRRGYRVYAVEGKAELNARAEQFIRQFRQELKLQRLDSMLSRHAHTLSTGSGAPTSLELQSGCSI; from the coding sequence ATGGTCCTCGACCGCCTCCGGTCCTTCTCCGCCATGTTCTCCACGCACCCGTTCGTAGAGCTCTGCTACTACTACGTATCCCCGGAAGCAGAGGAACAGAATCAGGTGagcggggccggggccggggcggCACCTGATCGCCAGTTGGCCGTGCCGGAACCTGCGTCGTCCGTGGCGGCGATTTCGATGATGTCCAGGAACGTAGAGGATGAAACGGCCGCAGGGGCGGTGAAGTCCATGGTGAGCTCCGACGGGGACGGGACGTGCGCGCTCGGCCAGGAGGGGCGCCATGCGCAGGAACCGATgccgtcaccaccaccaccaccagctgcTCCGGCGGCTGTGGCCGTGGTCACCGAGGAGACAGCTAGAGTGGCGGCGCTGGTGCGTGGAccgccggaggaggagccggcgacGGTGGCAGAGTTTGTGAAACGGAAGCACCGCCGCGGCTATCGTGTTTACGCGGTGGAAGGGAAGGCGGAGTTGAACGCGCGGGCGGAGCAGTTCATCCGGCAGTTCCGGCAGGAGCTCAAGCTGCAACGCCTTGACTCCATGCTCAGCCGCCACGCCCACACGCTCAGCACCGGCTCGGGCGCACCAACAAGCCTGGAGCTCCAATCCGGTTGTTCGATCTAG